From Bradyrhizobium sp. AZCC 1610:
TTGCTGGAGAACCTCAAGCTCGATGAGCTGGCGCAAAAGGGCGTCGGAGAATTCGCCTTTGTGATGCAGCCGCTGAAGATTCAGGGCGGCTCAGGCTCGACGGTTTCGCCGATCGCGGTGCGGTAGCGGCGGTCGTTCGATTTCGCAAGGCCCGGTGCTTCTGATATCGCAAACCTCGGTCACGCCCGAGCGCAGTGCGACGTCCGCTCAGGAAGTAGAGCAGACGTCGCAAAATGTGCACATCAAGACCGTCCGGCCGCGATGGACTGTCCTGCGCTATTCCCGCCCCGCCTATTATGACTGGTCCTCGGAACTCGGATGAGAGCATGGAGTTGGCTCTCGGTCGGATTAAAATTCTGCGGAGACAACAAACCTGGGTGCTCCACCGACATTACAACGGAGGCTCGCCATGCCCGATGCCGAAATGAAGGACCATGTTTACAAGATCCTGGACCTCGTCGGATCTTCCGAAAAAAGCATCGAAGACGCCATTCAGAACGCCATAACCCGCGCATCAAAGACCGTTCGCTCCATGAAATGGTTCGAAGTGGTGCAAACGAGAGGCCACATCGAAGATGGATCCGTTCGCCACTACCAGGTCGCCTTGCGGGTTGGATTTACGCTGGAGGGGTAATTCCCGGCGACGCAGCAAGACAAGCTTAAATTGCACGCCAAACTATTGCGTGGCGAGCGACATGTCGGAGCCCGCTGCGCCAATCCGCTCCCTCAACTGATCGAATTCGCCGGGCTGATAGATGGCCCCATCGGGCGTTACGATCTCGACGTTCCAGCAGCCGTCCGATATCAGTTCTGTGGCTTTCTTCAACGCAGCCGGAACCGACCCCCGGTTGAGGGTCACGTTTCCCGCCGTATCCTGCGCAGTAATCAAAAACCTCATATGACCGCCTCCCGGCGCAAGCCGCCAAGCATTCTGGCTTGGAGCGCGGCTGCGTCAAGAGCGTAGCTGGAGCTTCGGCTCTGATCGACGCCCTCAGGCCAGTTGCACGGGCCCGTGATCATCGCAATGGTCACCGTGCGGATGGTGGGGTGCAGACGACCGTCTACGAGGTAGTCGATATGGTCGCCATGCGGCACCGCTTCATGTCCGCAGTTTGGACCGTGCGCGTGCTCACAATGGACTTGAGGCGTGCATTGCACAGGATTTGTGGCGGTGACCCCGATGGCATGCTCGTCCACGTGATCCTCGTGCATATGGTGGAGATGGCCATCGTGGAGATAATCCACATGGCCTTCATGCCGAATCGCGGTGTGCCCGCAATCCGGCCCATGCTTATGCGTGTGATTGGCGTGATGTTTTTCGGTACATACGGTCATGTGAGTATTCCTTGCGCACGCTCGGTTCCGATCGATACCCATCATCGCCGCCAATAGTGGAATAGTTGCGGAGGCGACGATGCAGGAGCGCACCATCGGACGGTTGACTCCAAGATGTAATGTTATAACATCACGCAAGTGTCCATTCAGGCCCCGGTGCAGGATATGACTGTTATTTTGTTCCCGAGGAAAACGTCGAACTTCGAATGGAACGTGGTGCGTAAATTAAGAGAGCATGCCCGGACAGCCATCAACGCGGATGATGAAACCATAGTCACCATAAGCGAACGCGATTGCGGCGATCCCCTTTGCGGCGGCGGGCGAACCATCGTGCTCATCATGCACCCGAGACGGCCAACCGAGGCCGTCAAGATCGACAAGCCGCTTGAGCAAATTACTCAGACAGACCTTTACAACGCGCTCAGGCCCTTGGCCGCACAAAACTGGCCTGCCCGAACTCCATCGGTCGGGTGAGGATCGATGGTGACCCGCGCGGACCATTCCAACATCAGCTAGGGACAGTCCCGTGCAGATGGCTTTGAACCAGCTTGCAGACGGCTTTTGTTCGTAGTTTGTCAGTTGGATCGTGGCGTCACGACCGGTTGATCGTGGTCAGTATGGCAGCAGATGATTTTCTCCGGCCACATCAGTTCGTCGTGCGATTCAAAAACCTCCCGGCCAGTCGTGAAAATGATCCATAGTGCAATGGCTCCTGCGATGATTGGATCGAAGACTGGATAGCCGGTCACTAGAAGAAGTAAGCCCGCGGCTACCGGGGCAAGGGATACCCACACGTCGCCAAGATTGTGGATGTACGCGAGTCGGATTGCAGCGTTGTTTCTGCCTGGCTCCAGGAGTAAGCGGGCCACGCTCCAATTGGCGGCAGCCGCGGCCAGACCCACGATAATGGGAACGACGCCCTGCACCGGCACCGGATTGAACAGGCGCTCGCCGGCCTGCCACAAGAGCAGTCCGCTGACCGCTATCAGTCCGACTGAGTTAAAGAGATTACCGGCTCTTAACAGCCGCTGCGAAGGGCCTCTGGTGACCAGGAATGCTGCATACAGGCAGACCAGAGCCAACTCGTCTGACAGGTTGTGCACGCTGTCCATGAGGAGACTCAGGCTCGATGCCTGATAACCGGCAATACCCTCCACCACAAAGATTGCAGTGTTTAGCGCCACTGCTGCCGCAACGGCCTTTTGATGATGCGCCACTCTGCATCTCCCCTTTACTTCGCAAACGGGTTCACCCAGCCTCCCCTGCCCGCCGGCGCGCGCGGCGGATAGGCCGCCTCGAGATAGTTCAGCACCGTTTCGCGGTCCTTGGCGTCGAGCGGCGGCATGTTGTGGCGGCGGACCATCAGGTTGATCGAATCCTCCCACTGCGCGCGCGTCATGCCCTGCTGCGCCACCAGCCCGAAGCCGTGGCAGGCGGTGCAGGCGTAGAAGGCCTCATCGCGGCCGGCGCCTGCGGCAAACTCCTCCGGACTTTCGTCGCGCGGGGTGAAGCTTGTTTGGGCCATGGCCGGCGCTATCAAGAGCACGCCGGCCAAGGCGAGCCACGTAAAACGCAGCATCATCCGACCAGCACGGCGATGCGGTGCATGGCGTTGCCGCCATAGCCTTGCGGATTCCAGAAGCCGGCCTGATGCGGCTGCATCGCGCCTTTTGAATCGGTAGCCCGCGCCCAGATCTCGAAATAGCCGTCGGTCGGCAGTTTGATGGTCGCGGTCCAGCGCTGCCAGTCATATTTGTTCTTCGGCTTTTCCAGCGTGGTCCGCTGCCAGCTCGCGCCGAAATCGGTCGAGATATCCACCTGCTTGACGGTGAGATCGCCGGCCCAGGAAGCGCCGCGCAGTTTCAGCTCCTTGGTGCCGGCAGCGAACTTGGCGCCGTTCGCAGGATTGGTGATGATGGAGCGCACCGGCATCGATTCCAGAATGCGGAAATTCGCCGGATCGGCCTTGCCGCCGGGCACCATCGGCTTGATCGCGAGTCGATAGGAAAATTCCGTCATGCCGGGGCCGTCATGCTCGCGGTCGCGGATGGTGATGCGCGTCAGCCATTTCTGCGACGCCGAGCCGGCCCAGCCCGGCACGACCAGGCGCACCGGCCCGCCATGGATGTTCGGCAGCGGCTGGCCGTTCATGGCCCACACGATCATCGTGTTCGGGTCCATCGCTTTTTCGATGCGCACGCCGCGCGAGATGCTCGGCTTGCTCGGATCACCCGACAGATGCAGATCGGCCGCATAATGCGCGGTGTATTTCGCGCTGGGCTTGAGGCCGGCCTTCTTCAGCAGATCGGCGAGCGGCACGCCGGTCCATTCGGCGCAGCCCGCCCCGCCATTGGTCCACTGGTTGCCGCGTGCCGGCGGCGAGAACGCCGCACGGCCGTTGCCGCCGCATTCCAGCACCATGCGCCGCGTCACCGCCTTGTACTTCGACTTCAACTCGCCGAGCGTGATCTCGATCTTGTTGTTGACCTCGCCATCGATGGTGATCTTCCAGGCGTCGGGATCTTTCGTCTCTTCCGGGATCTGCCCGTTGTTGCGGATGTAGAATTTCTCGATCGGCGTGGTGTCGTCATCGAGCAGACTTTCCGGCGTCTCGGCGACCAGCGGCTTTTCGCCGAGCACGACGAGGCCTTCGTTCTTGCCGGGGAATTTCAGATGCTGCGGGCCCTTGGCCGGCGCGGGCGCAGCAGGCGGAGCAGCCTGCGCGTGGGCCTGGGGAATGCCGGCGCCGTCGCGCGACAGCGGCAGGACGCCGCCCATGACTACGCCTATCGCCGCCAGACCTGAACTGCCTAGAAATCTGCGCCGGCTGGTACTGAAATTGTTGCCGTCGGCCGCATTGGGCCTGGTTCCCCGGTCCATGACATCCCTCCCTTGTTGCCCGCGCCCGGGCCTTCTTGGCCGGGCTTCCTATCGGAAACCCAACTGGACGGAGTATTTGCGTTTTGCGGCCGTGCCGCAAGACCGCCAGAGGCCGCAACCGCGACCGCGCCGACAGGCGGCCGACGCGGGACTTGCGGCGGCGCAGCGAACCGCCGGCAAACGAAAGCCGCAACCGCTGCGGCATCCCCCCGCACCGTCCAACGTGGCCTGTTCGGTCGCCGCGTTCTGGATTAGATTAACTGGCATGTGAAAGGGAACCAACAGGGGACCTGCCCATGACGAATATCGAAGAAACCCCACGCAAGCTCACTTTGAAAGCAGGCTCGACAACGCTGACGCTCGACAAGGAGTTCGGCAAGGCAACGCTGCAGCAAAAAATGCTGCTGTGGAAGAAAAAGCCTGTCGAGTTCGAGCTTGCCGACATCGACGATATCGCGGTGAAGTCGGAGGTGGACGGCCTTTCAGGCGCGCCGATCCATCACAGCGTCTTGCACCGGCGTAGTGGCGAGATCACCGTCCTGACGACCGAGGAAGCCAACGACGCCGCCGAAACGGTCAAGAAGCTGCGTGGATTCGTTGGACTGCAGAGCTGAGAAGCAAAGCGGTTACCGCGCGGCTTCCGCTCTCGTGCGCTCGGCGCGCATCGCGAGCCCGACGACATTCAACTCGGCGCGGGAAAGCCGGAAGTCGGCTTCGCCCCTTACCCATGCCGTCGCGGTTCAGTCCGGCGAATTTCCGATCGGCAAAGCCCTGCACGGTCGCGACGCTGAGCGAACGCCTTTTGTAGTGACACTTCCGGAAACAGCGTAGTTTTTCAATGCCCTGAGGTAAAGACACTCGTCGATAAAGTCCCGAATGGCCTCGGGAGCGATGACCCGCTGATCAACCCGAACCGGGTTTGGGCGCTATATTGACAGATCAAATCATCTGCGTGACGGCGAGCTCAACCCAGCAGCCTAATCGCGAACTCGCATGAGACTGTTACAAGGCACAAATGGGGGCCTCGATGAGGAGGAACTTCCATGGCACTTCGCACAACGTTGTTTCTTGCTGCCGCACTTGCCGGCGCCGCCGCCTTGGTTGCGCCGACGCGTATCGCGGCAGCTGAACCCACCGGCCAGATCACGATCCTCTACGACGCTTTCGGCGCCGATGCGGCGATGAAGAAGGATTGGGGCTTCTCAGCGCTCGTGGAAATCTCCGGCAAACGAATCCTGTTCGACACAGGCAACGACCCGGACATCTTCGCAGCTAACATCAAGGCGAAGAACATCGACCTCACCAGCATCGACTTCGTGGTGCTGTCGCACCGCCACTCCGATCACATGGCCGGCCTGAACCATGTTTTGAGCGTGAATCCGACGGTGAAGATCTACGCACCCCGGGAAGGATTCGGAATCTATGGCTCGTCGCTGCCGTCGAGTTTCTACCGAAAGGACCAATCCTTGCCGGCCGAGATGCGCTACTACGACGGCAAGCCGCCGGAAGTCATGAAATTCGGCACCGCCTGGCAGGGCGCCAACATCGAGCTTATCGACAAGACAACGGAAATCGCCTCAGGCATTACGTTGCTCGCACTCGTGTCCGACACCCCCGGCACGAAGGAACTCAAGGAGTTGTCCCTGGCCATCAACACCTCGGACGGCATCGTGCTCGTGGTCGGCTGCGCGCACCCTGGGATCGAAAAGATTGTCGAGGCGGCGACAGCGATCAATCCCAGAATTCGCTTGATCGCCGGCGGTTTCCACCTCGTCGTCGCATCGGACGAGATCATTGCCAAGGCCGTGGCAGCGCTCAAGGAAACGTTCAAGGTAGAGAACATCGCCCCGGGCCACTGCACCGGTGAGCCGACATTTGCAGCGTTGAAGCAGGCCTACGGCGATCGATACCTTTATGCGGGTGTTGGCACCTCGCTGCCGTTGGGACCAGGCATCGGCTCTGTTGGGCGACGTGGCGAGGGACCGGCGCTCCAGGAGGATGATCTGGCCATCTATCGGAAGCTGGCCCAGCGGGAAGACCCGTTCGGCATTCTAAGGGCACGGAATTTACGAGCAGGGCTTTCGCACCTGTGAAGGCATTAGCCGCGTGAGGGCCTCGCTCTGAAATTTATCGGTCCACGCGCTAGCTGTGAAACTTCAGCCCGTCGACGATCTTGTCGATCACCTTGCGCTCGGCGCGCATCGCGAGTCCAACCAGATTGAGTTCGGCGCGGATCACGGTGCTGACCACCTCGCGGTTGGCGGCGTCATGCGTGGTCCTGAACATGTCCTCGGTATAGACGGCGGGCGTGACGTTGCGCGCCAGCGCCCGTTCGAGCGCGCGGGACAGCGCCGGGCGGTCGGCGCCGTAGATCAGGATCGGCTGGCCGATCAGCGAGAGATATTTCGTGCCCGATGCGTCACCGTAGGGCTCGCCGATGCATTCGGGAAAGGCCGCGGCAATGCCGCCGGCGAGGAATGAGGCGACGTTGAGTTTTTGCCACGGTTCGAGGTCGGTCCGGATGATGACCGCGATCTTGGTGTCGAACTGCATGATTACTCCCGATGTCATTCCGGGGCGCGTGTCAGCGCGAGCTATGATGTGCAGTTGTACATCATAGTTCGCGTTTTCGACGCCCCCCAGGAATGACGATAGCAAAATCACCCCTTGGCGTCGCAGGCCCAGGCGCGGATCACGCATTCCTTGCCGCCGAACTCGTAGCACTTCTTTGTCGCGGCGTTGAGCGAGCTCGAAATATTTGGCTTTACGGCATAGCCGTGGGGACCGCAGGGATTGGTCATGTCGACTGCAAGCGCGGCGCAGGCCCGATTCATGGTGAGCGCGGTACAGTTGCCCTTGCATTGTTTCAGCGCCGCGGCGCGGGCCGCTTCCTCGGCAGGATAGTCAAAGGCCTGGCCGTAGGCGCCGCACTTGCCGACGGCGAATGCGCCGGCCGCCCATGCCTTGCTGATGTAGCCCGAGACACTCAGTATCAGCGTCAGCGCAAGGATAAAGAGCGCGCGGCGTTGCGCCGCCACAGTCGAAAACGATCAAAAGCCCCTCCCCCGAGGTAACCTGCAGAATCTAGCCAGGGTGAGTTTCCAGTTGGTGAACGGGGGTTGAAATTTAGGGCAAAGCCACTCTTGTCGCCGTACCGGCCGTTACCGAGAAGCCCCGTATGCGGTAGACTTGACCTGATCGACATCGATTTGCAGGGTCTCCGCAATACAGCGGAGACCTGAAAAAAATGAGTCCTGATGGTCATGAAATATTTGTCACTGGCGGCATTCGCCATCTTGCTGACGACCGCTACTTGCCATGCTGAAGGACAAAGCAGCCTCTTTCGCGGGCTCTACCCGTGTTCGGACCGAGGACCGTCTTCAGTTTGCGTCTATGGCACAATTCCAAAAGGAAAGCAGGTGACGGTGCTGGCCAAGGGCTGGAAGAGTTCAGCCGTTCAAAAAGAAAACTTCTCAATCGAGCGTAATGAATTCCAAACCGGCATTAAGACAGGAACGCGGCTGCAACTCGCCACCCCGCCTCCATGATTGCCATTTTGGCTGCCCCGCAGACAGTCAATGAACTTCCGCTCGAAGAGATTCAGGACGAAGCGCTTATTGAACGGATAGGCCGATATATCAAGAATACAAATGCGCTGAACCTCGCGCCGGATATGCGGATACTGAAGACGCGCTTGCTCAGGTTGTCACCAACCATCTTGTTCTCTGAGACATTCCTGGCGCCGCCTCATGAGGATCCAGCCGTCTGGGAAAAACTATTATCGGCTGGCTGCGGCGTTTGCGAAAACGTCCCAATACTGGTTGGCCAAACGCTCGAGGATCTTTTCAAAGAGATTCGCTCTCCCACAGTTAATGTGGAGAGCACCTGCGGCGGTATCGAATTCGCGTTTGCACTTTCCGGCCGCACCTATGTTGTTAGCCACGCAGAGGCTTGCGAAAGCGATTCCTTTTCAGCAGCCTTGGTTCACGATCTTTCGGGAGACAAACCGAAATTGGTTTTTGAGCTGAGCGGCGGACTCTGACGTAAAACACCGTTGCGTAGGATGGGCAAAGCCGCCGGGTCGCGCAAATGCTCGCCCGATGACAGGCTCCGCGTGCCCACCATGAATCGGCGAACTGGAGAGATGGTGGGCACGGCGCAAGTGCGCCTTTGCCCACCCTACGATCCTCGTGCCGCCTCAAGCGCCTGCGGCGTATCGATATCGAGAAACGCGCTCTGGCCGTCGACCGGGACTTCGGCCACGGCCTCGTTATGCTTGGCGATCAGATGGCGGGCGCCGACGTCGCCGTCGAGCGTCATCAACTCCTTGAAGAAACGGCGCGACCACAGCACGGGATTGCCGCGACGGCCGTCGCTGACGGGGACGGCGATCAGATGGCCGCGGTCCGGCGCAAACGTTTCGATCAACTGGTCGATCAGTTTTGCTGATATCAGCGGCATGTCGCCGAGGCAGACGACGGCGCCGTCGGCGTTGTCGGGCACTGCCGCGATGCCGGCCTTGACGGAAGACGCGAGGCCACCGGCGAAATCCGGGTTGCGGACGAATTTCACGTTCAGCCCCGCCAACGCCTGCTCGACCAGTTCGGCCTGATGGCCGGTGACGACGATAACGTCAGTCGTCTTGGAGGCCAGCGCCTGTTCGGCGACGATCCGCACCAGCTTCTTGCCGTCGATTTCGGCCAGCAGCTTGTTGGGGCCGCCCATCCGGGTCGAGCGCCCGGCCGCCAGAACGATGGCAGTGACGTTTCGATTGGCTTCGAGGTCGGCCACGGTGCGCGGCTGCGGCCGCGTGACGATTTCCATCAGGAGACCGCCGACGCCCATGCCGGTCAGCTCGGCGCGCGTGACCTTTAGCCCGGCGAGAAGCCGCATCAGCACCCAGTCAAAACCGTTTTCCACCGGCGAGCGCGCGCAGCCCGGCGCGCCCAATACCGGCACGCCGCCGGCGCTGCCGATCAACAAGAGATTGCCGGGATCGACCGGCATGCCGAAATGCTCGATCCTGCCGCCGATTTCGGTGATCGCGGCCGGGATCACATCGCGGCGGTCAGCGATCGCGGAGGCCCCGAACACGATCACGAGTTCGGCGCCGAGGCCGAGCAATTCCTTGATCGAGGATGCCAGATCAGCCTCGTCATGCGGCACGCGGCGCTCGGCGATGATGCCGGCACCGGCCGGCGCCAGCCGTTCCGCCGTCACGCGCAAGGTCTTGTCGATCACCTTTGGCGAAAGCCCGGGCAGCAGGGTCGAGACCACCCCGACCTTCTTGATGGTGTAGGGCGCAATCCGCAGCGCGCCTTTGCCGGCAACGTCAACCGCGGCATCGCGCAGCTTCGCTTCGACGCCGAACGGAATGAGTTTTACCGTCGCGATCATCTCGCCTTCGACCACCGGCTTGAAGGCAGAGAGCGTCGCAAAGGTGATGGCTTCATCGACGCCGTTGATGCG
This genomic window contains:
- a CDS encoding dodecin — its product is MPDAEMKDHVYKILDLVGSSEKSIEDAIQNAITRASKTVRSMKWFEVVQTRGHIEDGSVRHYQVALRVGFTLEG
- a CDS encoding cation diffusion facilitator family transporter — encoded protein: MAHHQKAVAAAVALNTAIFVVEGIAGYQASSLSLLMDSVHNLSDELALVCLYAAFLVTRGPSQRLLRAGNLFNSVGLIAVSGLLLWQAGERLFNPVPVQGVVPIIVGLAAAAANWSVARLLLEPGRNNAAIRLAYIHNLGDVWVSLAPVAAGLLLLVTGYPVFDPIIAGAIALWIIFTTGREVFESHDELMWPEKIICCHTDHDQPVVTPRSN
- a CDS encoding sulfite oxidase; its protein translation is MDRGTRPNAADGNNFSTSRRRFLGSSGLAAIGVVMGGVLPLSRDGAGIPQAHAQAAPPAAPAPAKGPQHLKFPGKNEGLVVLGEKPLVAETPESLLDDDTTPIEKFYIRNNGQIPEETKDPDAWKITIDGEVNNKIEITLGELKSKYKAVTRRMVLECGGNGRAAFSPPARGNQWTNGGAGCAEWTGVPLADLLKKAGLKPSAKYTAHYAADLHLSGDPSKPSISRGVRIEKAMDPNTMIVWAMNGQPLPNIHGGPVRLVVPGWAGSASQKWLTRITIRDREHDGPGMTEFSYRLAIKPMVPGGKADPANFRILESMPVRSIITNPANGAKFAAGTKELKLRGASWAGDLTVKQVDISTDFGASWQRTTLEKPKNKYDWQRWTATIKLPTDGYFEIWARATDSKGAMQPHQAGFWNPQGYGGNAMHRIAVLVG
- a CDS encoding MBL fold metallo-hydrolase encodes the protein MALRTTLFLAAALAGAAALVAPTRIAAAEPTGQITILYDAFGADAAMKKDWGFSALVEISGKRILFDTGNDPDIFAANIKAKNIDLTSIDFVVLSHRHSDHMAGLNHVLSVNPTVKIYAPREGFGIYGSSLPSSFYRKDQSLPAEMRYYDGKPPEVMKFGTAWQGANIELIDKTTEIASGITLLALVSDTPGTKELKELSLAINTSDGIVLVVGCAHPGIEKIVEAATAINPRIRLIAGGFHLVVASDEIIAKAVAALKETFKVENIAPGHCTGEPTFAALKQAYGDRYLYAGVGTSLPLGPGIGSVGRRGEGPALQEDDLAIYRKLAQREDPFGILRARNLRAGLSHL
- a CDS encoding DUF2000 family protein, encoding MQFDTKIAVIIRTDLEPWQKLNVASFLAGGIAAAFPECIGEPYGDASGTKYLSLIGQPILIYGADRPALSRALERALARNVTPAVYTEDMFRTTHDAANREVVSTVIRAELNLVGLAMRAERKVIDKIVDGLKFHS
- a CDS encoding DUF4189 domain-containing protein, whose protein sequence is MAAQRRALFILALTLILSVSGYISKAWAAGAFAVGKCGAYGQAFDYPAEEAARAAALKQCKGNCTALTMNRACAALAVDMTNPCGPHGYAVKPNISSSLNAATKKCYEFGGKECVIRAWACDAKG
- a CDS encoding molybdopterin-binding/glycosyltransferase family 2 protein, whose product is MKFGPASPEDAIGGVTVHTLRQGSLVLKKGTTIGPAEVEALNKAGVAEIVVVRLEEGDVSEDEAAASIAQAVAGEGVNVERAFTGRANLFAARAGVLVVDRAAVDRINGVDEAITFATLSAFKPVVEGEMIATVKLIPFGVEAKLRDAAVDVAGKGALRIAPYTIKKVGVVSTLLPGLSPKVIDKTLRVTAERLAPAGAGIIAERRVPHDEADLASSIKELLGLGAELVIVFGASAIADRRDVIPAAITEIGGRIEHFGMPVDPGNLLLIGSAGGVPVLGAPGCARSPVENGFDWVLMRLLAGLKVTRAELTGMGVGGLLMEIVTRPQPRTVADLEANRNVTAIVLAAGRSTRMGGPNKLLAEIDGKKLVRIVAEQALASKTTDVIVVTGHQAELVEQALAGLNVKFVRNPDFAGGLASSVKAGIAAVPDNADGAVVCLGDMPLISAKLIDQLIETFAPDRGHLIAVPVSDGRRGNPVLWSRRFFKELMTLDGDVGARHLIAKHNEAVAEVPVDGQSAFLDIDTPQALEAARGS